The proteins below come from a single Parageobacillus thermoglucosidasius genomic window:
- a CDS encoding MTP-1 family protein yields the protein MKLKKTHAKTCAVLLKELENAPQPFNPEKLIFKGVGDRDVYNISAPFEDKGELVIAGRVEPRDSEHSEVYFFVNRNGEWIPREGAPVFPLQDPFFTKIDGELIFGGVQTFQHPTIEGSTGWRTVFYRGASIDDLKEFAKGPDGMKDVRLIGLKDGSIGVLTRPQGEKGGRGKIGFIRIPSLDHFTHEVMDKAQVLEGQFSDEEWGGANELHLLSNGLIGVLGHIACFDEKGNRHYYPMVFVLNPDTMEFSDIELIATRSHFLEGASKRPDLVDVVFSGGLVRKGDGTADLYAGISDAEAQKITIIDPFIKYEKEECVDTEKSG from the coding sequence GTGAAGTTAAAGAAGACGCATGCCAAGACATGCGCCGTATTATTGAAAGAGCTTGAAAATGCTCCGCAGCCTTTCAATCCAGAAAAATTGATTTTCAAAGGTGTCGGAGATCGAGATGTTTATAATATTTCAGCACCGTTTGAAGATAAGGGTGAACTTGTCATTGCCGGCCGGGTCGAACCTCGGGACAGCGAGCATTCCGAAGTATATTTCTTTGTGAATCGCAACGGGGAATGGATACCGCGGGAAGGGGCGCCGGTATTTCCGCTGCAAGATCCGTTTTTCACGAAAATTGACGGCGAATTAATCTTTGGCGGTGTGCAAACTTTTCAACATCCGACCATCGAAGGTTCAACCGGATGGAGAACCGTTTTTTATAGAGGAGCGAGTATTGACGATTTAAAAGAGTTTGCGAAAGGTCCGGATGGCATGAAAGATGTGCGGCTTATCGGGCTAAAAGACGGATCGATTGGCGTGCTGACACGGCCGCAAGGAGAAAAAGGCGGACGTGGCAAAATCGGGTTTATCCGGATTCCGTCGCTTGATCATTTTACTCATGAGGTTATGGACAAAGCTCAGGTGTTAGAAGGCCAGTTTAGTGATGAAGAGTGGGGCGGGGCGAACGAACTGCACTTGCTTTCTAACGGCCTCATTGGTGTGCTTGGCCATATCGCTTGTTTTGACGAAAAAGGAAATCGCCATTATTACCCGATGGTGTTTGTATTGAATCCTGATACAATGGAGTTTTCCGATATCGAACTGATCGCGACGAGATCTCATTTTTTAGAAGGTGCTTCTAAGCGTCCTGATCTTGTTGATGTTGTTTTTAGCGGCGGCTTGGTCCGCAAAGGGGACGGAACGGCTGATTTATATGCAGGTATTAGTGACGCAGAGGCGCAAAAAATTACGATTATCGATCCGTTTATCAAATACGAAAAGGAAGAGTGTGTCGATACAGAGAAAAGCGGCTGA
- the helD gene encoding RNA polymerase recycling motor HelD: MNKELQQEQERLDSIMKIITEQIRMLEDETFRRRKEVIDIRKHFWDDVKVNIDTFDDFLETIIGLRQQAQLLSVSQSTHRHAFKRLSTLRRMQEVPYFGRIDFTEEGTSAAERIYIGISTLTDTSGENILIYDWRAPISSIYYDYPPGPAEYATPGGVIRGMLEKKWQYIIRGGVIKSMFDTSLTIGDEILKQVLGRVTDKHMHNIVATIQREQNRIIRHDRGRMLIVQGPAGSGKTSAALQRIAYLLYKYRDRLKSDQIILFSPNSMFNSYVSNVLPELGEENMQQVTFQEYLEHRLSKEFQVEGPYEQLEYVLTEADDPSYRTRIASIRFKASTRFFEAIKTYWKSLEYSGMLFKDILFRGKPIVTAQQIAERFYSSDTSLRFHNRLEKLTDWLNKQIDKAEKLERTKPWVQEEIELLSNEDYHKAHTHLRKKRRFKGESLNNYENEIEALGQLIVRQKLKPLRKRIRTLRFIDFKGIYKQLFADPTRIKLWMEGETPKEWENICRLTVKMLDEGKLFYEDATPFLFLKDLIQGFQTNVSIKHVLVDEAQDYSPFQFEYLKCLFPSARMTVLGDFNQAIFAHASETTDFHTLTSLYGPDETDVITLTRSYRSTRQIVEFTRGLVPDGERITAFERDGDKPVLTRVSDQAELHRCIASKVSELRNQGYNTIAIICKSAAESTAAYDALSNVEEIKLVTSDSMEYEQGIVVIPAYLAKGIEFDAVIIYNASAQVYSNESLRRLFYTACTRAMHHLQLYSVGEPSPFLRNVAPGSLLLIPSSQGTSRES; this comes from the coding sequence ATGAATAAGGAACTTCAGCAGGAGCAAGAACGATTGGACAGCATAATGAAGATAATTACAGAGCAAATCCGCATGCTGGAAGATGAAACCTTCCGGCGCCGGAAAGAAGTGATTGATATCCGCAAACACTTTTGGGATGACGTCAAGGTTAATATAGATACTTTCGACGATTTTCTGGAGACGATCATCGGCTTGAGACAACAGGCTCAGCTCCTGTCCGTAAGCCAAAGCACCCACAGACACGCCTTCAAGAGGTTGTCTACGCTGCGCCGTATGCAGGAGGTGCCTTATTTTGGCCGAATCGATTTCACTGAAGAAGGAACTTCCGCTGCTGAACGAATCTATATCGGCATCTCCACGCTCACGGATACAAGCGGAGAGAACATCCTTATCTACGACTGGCGGGCGCCGATCTCGAGTATCTACTACGATTACCCTCCCGGTCCGGCCGAATATGCTACACCCGGAGGTGTAATCCGTGGCATGCTGGAGAAAAAATGGCAATATATCATCCGCGGCGGTGTTATCAAATCGATGTTCGATACCAGTCTCACCATTGGAGACGAGATTTTAAAGCAGGTGCTTGGCAGAGTCACAGACAAACATATGCACAACATCGTGGCCACCATTCAACGGGAACAAAACCGGATCATCCGGCATGATCGCGGGCGGATGCTCATTGTGCAAGGCCCCGCTGGCAGCGGCAAGACGTCTGCCGCCCTGCAGCGGATCGCTTACTTGCTCTACAAGTATCGGGACAGGCTGAAATCCGATCAAATCATTCTATTTTCACCTAATTCGATGTTTAATAGCTACGTATCCAATGTGTTGCCTGAACTTGGCGAAGAGAATATGCAGCAGGTCACATTCCAGGAATACTTGGAGCATCGGCTGAGCAAAGAATTTCAAGTCGAGGGTCCATACGAACAATTGGAATATGTGCTGACTGAAGCGGATGACCCTTCATACCGGACTAGGATTGCGAGCATTCGATTCAAGGCATCGACCCGTTTTTTCGAGGCGATCAAAACATATTGGAAGTCGCTGGAATACTCCGGCATGCTATTCAAAGATATTCTATTTAGAGGAAAACCGATCGTCACCGCCCAACAAATCGCGGAAAGGTTTTATAGCAGCGACACCTCGCTCCGCTTTCATAACAGACTTGAAAAGTTGACGGATTGGCTAAACAAGCAAATCGATAAAGCTGAGAAACTTGAACGGACCAAGCCATGGGTGCAGGAAGAAATCGAGCTGCTTAGCAACGAAGATTACCATAAGGCTCATACCCATTTACGGAAAAAACGCCGCTTCAAAGGAGAATCGTTAAACAATTATGAGAACGAGATTGAAGCGCTAGGCCAATTGATCGTCCGCCAAAAGCTAAAACCGTTGCGCAAACGGATCCGGACACTCCGTTTCATCGACTTTAAAGGAATATACAAACAGCTTTTCGCCGATCCAACGCGTATCAAACTGTGGATGGAGGGGGAAACGCCCAAGGAGTGGGAGAATATTTGCCGATTGACTGTGAAAATGCTAGACGAAGGCAAACTGTTTTACGAAGATGCAACGCCGTTTTTATTTTTGAAAGATCTGATTCAAGGCTTTCAGACGAACGTCTCGATCAAACACGTGCTTGTTGACGAAGCGCAAGATTATTCTCCGTTTCAATTCGAGTATTTGAAATGTTTGTTTCCCTCGGCAAGGATGACCGTGCTCGGCGACTTTAACCAGGCGATCTTCGCTCATGCCAGCGAAACGACCGATTTTCACACACTTACCAGCTTATACGGACCGGATGAAACGGATGTGATCACCTTGACACGCAGCTACAGATCCACAAGACAGATCGTCGAATTTACGCGCGGGCTTGTGCCCGATGGTGAACGGATTACTGCTTTTGAACGCGACGGCGATAAGCCTGTGCTGACGAGAGTGTCCGATCAGGCCGAACTGCACCGCTGCATTGCTTCCAAAGTCTCAGAATTGCGGAATCAGGGGTATAATACGATCGCGATTATATGCAAATCCGCTGCGGAAAGCACCGCCGCATACGATGCACTGAGCAACGTCGAAGAAATTAAGCTTGTGACGAGCGACTCGATGGAATATGAACAAGGCATTGTCGTCATACCGGCGTATTTGGCCAAAGGCATTGAATTCGACGCCGTCATCATTTATAACGCATCGGCGCAAGTATACAGCAATGAGAGCCTGCGCAGATTGTTCTACACCGCCTGCACCCGGGCTATGCATCACTTGCAGCTTTACAGTGTAGGCGAACCGAGCCCCTTTTTGCGCAACGTTGCGCCGGGGAGTTTACTTCTGATCCCGAGTTCACAAGGGACTAGTCGGGAGTCTTAA
- a CDS encoding N-acetylmuramoyl-L-alanine amidase yields the protein MCLRRMRLLLFLFCLSMVVGMVLPVLAAKNERQTVVVTAKEVNVRQGPGMSYRLLAKVHQGETYQLIEERAGWVKVQMKRNQAGWVAKTYTKLVLEQAVSQEDRLRVRLTPGRDGRIVGHLSKGEVVSVLETDGDWRKVVTSSLIGWVFSSYLSSYHRQEMEAKAGWVTADSLYVRVQPSLAAKRVGKVTYGEQVTITDKQENWDQILMNDGKTGWVSSEYISTVAKTASSFVTVLYSNVNIRALPSLRSPIQAMAQYGERYRVLGKIGNWYEIELSNGAKGYIAGWLVSADANGQSESNALKGKTIVIDAGHGGKDSGTISHTGIKEKTLTLRTARLLKEKLQAQGANAVLTRSSDRYVSLPERVQMAYRCRADAFISIHYDSAKDQHAKGATVYYYDLFSDYLLALSLEHPLSRMTPIPFRGVSFGNYYVLRENRLPSVLVELGYLSNPAEAGIVAADHYQQEAANAIVNGLRDYFE from the coding sequence TTGTGTTTGCGGCGGATGAGACTGCTATTATTTTTGTTTTGCCTCTCCATGGTTGTGGGGATGGTGCTGCCGGTGCTTGCGGCAAAAAACGAGAGGCAGACGGTAGTCGTGACAGCAAAGGAAGTGAACGTTCGCCAAGGGCCGGGAATGTCGTACCGTTTGTTGGCGAAAGTCCACCAAGGGGAAACGTATCAGTTGATCGAGGAACGGGCCGGTTGGGTGAAAGTGCAAATGAAACGAAATCAAGCTGGGTGGGTGGCGAAAACGTATACTAAGCTTGTTCTTGAGCAGGCGGTCTCTCAGGAGGATCGGTTGCGAGTGCGCCTCACGCCTGGCCGCGATGGGCGTATCGTCGGACATTTGTCCAAGGGGGAAGTCGTCTCCGTGTTAGAAACGGACGGGGACTGGAGGAAAGTCGTCACCTCTTCGCTTATTGGCTGGGTCTTTTCTTCTTATCTTTCCTCCTATCATCGTCAAGAAATGGAAGCAAAAGCTGGGTGGGTAACGGCAGATTCGCTCTATGTGCGGGTGCAGCCGTCACTGGCGGCGAAACGCGTTGGAAAAGTGACTTATGGGGAGCAAGTAACTATTACGGACAAGCAAGAAAACTGGGATCAAATCTTGATGAATGATGGCAAGACAGGCTGGGTATCCAGTGAATATATTTCTACTGTTGCGAAGACAGCGTCTTCCTTTGTGACCGTATTGTATTCTAATGTTAACATCCGTGCGCTTCCGTCCCTCAGAAGCCCTATCCAGGCGATGGCGCAATACGGAGAGCGTTACCGAGTACTAGGGAAGATCGGTAATTGGTATGAAATTGAACTGTCAAATGGGGCGAAAGGTTATATTGCCGGCTGGCTTGTTTCCGCTGATGCCAATGGCCAGTCAGAGTCCAATGCATTAAAAGGAAAAACGATCGTGATCGATGCCGGGCATGGCGGCAAAGACAGCGGCACCATTAGCCATACAGGAATCAAGGAAAAAACGCTGACATTGCGGACGGCGCGGCTTCTAAAAGAAAAGCTGCAAGCGCAAGGGGCAAACGCCGTTTTGACGCGCTCGAGCGATCGTTACGTTTCATTGCCTGAACGTGTACAAATGGCATACCGCTGCCGCGCTGATGCGTTTATTAGCATTCATTATGATAGTGCGAAGGACCAGCATGCCAAAGGAGCGACGGTATATTACTATGATCTGTTTTCTGACTATTTGCTCGCATTGTCGCTGGAACATCCGCTTTCCCGCATGACGCCGATTCCGTTCCGCGGGGTGAGTTTCGGAAATTATTACGTTCTCCGCGAAAACAGGCTTCCGTCTGTATTAGTGGAGCTGGGATATTTAAGCAATCCGGCAGAAGCGGGCATCGTCGCTGCAGATCATTACCAGCAGGAAGCGGCAAACGCGATTGTCAATGGCCTTCGCGATTATTTTGAATAA
- the brnQ gene encoding branched-chain amino acid transport system II carrier protein produces MKKKDIFFTGLMLFALFFGAGNLIFPPYLGMEAGKAVWPAIFGFVITGVSLPVLAVAAVALAKDGIQSIGNYVHPLFSLGFSIAIYLAIGPFFGIPRGASVTYEMGIKPFFNGNGGALSLLLFTIIFFALVYWLSLNPSKLVDRIGEILTPILLLSIAVLCITGIIQLRNPLQAPAEKYASAPLFKGFMEGYLTMDTIAALAFGIVVVNALKDRGVQQRPAMVKATIQAGFIAGTGLALVYIATALLGARMAVNGPFANGGDLLSSAAALLFGSGGKLLLGVIVALACLTTCIGLTAACAQYFHEITPNISYKTYVTIITIFSLVVSNLGLNQLISLSVPVLTMIYPLAIVLVVMSFFHRFYKGSAKTYGMALLFTAVFSVYDSLNAFGVEAKWLEPLLSWVPFFSVGLGWVVPAIIGAILGFMLDNIALKQHETA; encoded by the coding sequence ATGAAGAAGAAAGATATTTTCTTTACGGGATTAATGCTTTTTGCCTTATTTTTCGGGGCAGGGAACTTAATTTTTCCGCCGTATCTTGGCATGGAAGCGGGAAAGGCGGTTTGGCCGGCGATTTTTGGGTTTGTCATCACAGGGGTGAGCCTGCCTGTTTTGGCTGTTGCTGCTGTTGCGCTTGCCAAAGACGGGATTCAATCGATTGGGAATTATGTTCATCCTCTCTTTAGTTTAGGCTTTTCCATTGCGATCTATTTAGCGATTGGCCCGTTTTTTGGCATTCCGCGGGGAGCGAGCGTCACTTATGAAATGGGGATAAAGCCGTTTTTCAACGGGAATGGCGGCGCGCTTTCGCTGTTGCTGTTTACCATCATCTTTTTCGCACTGGTTTATTGGTTAAGCTTAAATCCGTCGAAGCTGGTGGACCGCATCGGGGAAATATTGACGCCGATTTTGCTTCTTTCTATTGCCGTTCTTTGCATCACAGGAATCATCCAGTTGCGAAATCCGCTGCAAGCACCGGCGGAAAAATATGCTTCCGCTCCGCTTTTCAAAGGATTTATGGAAGGATATTTAACAATGGATACGATTGCGGCGCTTGCTTTTGGGATTGTCGTTGTGAACGCCCTGAAAGATAGAGGCGTGCAGCAGCGACCGGCAATGGTAAAAGCGACTATTCAAGCGGGGTTCATCGCTGGGACAGGTTTGGCATTAGTTTATATCGCGACGGCGTTGCTTGGGGCAAGAATGGCTGTTAATGGTCCATTTGCCAATGGCGGGGATTTATTATCGAGCGCGGCTGCGCTTTTATTTGGCAGCGGCGGGAAGCTGTTGCTTGGCGTCATTGTTGCTTTAGCGTGTTTAACGACCTGCATCGGGTTAACCGCGGCGTGCGCGCAATATTTTCATGAAATTACTCCAAACATATCGTACAAAACGTATGTAACGATCATTACGATTTTCAGCTTGGTCGTTTCGAATTTAGGATTGAATCAGCTGATTTCGCTTTCTGTCCCGGTGTTAACGATGATTTATCCATTAGCGATTGTGCTTGTTGTTATGTCGTTTTTCCATCGCTTTTATAAAGGTTCGGCGAAAACGTACGGGATGGCCTTGCTGTTTACCGCCGTGTTCAGCGTTTACGACAGCTTGAACGCGTTTGGCGTGGAGGCAAAATGGCTTGAACCGTTGTTATCTTGGGTGCCGTTTTTCTCGGTTGGATTGGGTTGGGTAGTCCCGGCCATCATCGGGGCCATCCTCGGTTTTATGCTGGATAATATCGCCTTGAAGCAGCATGAGACGGCGTAA
- a CDS encoding MurR/RpiR family transcriptional regulator: protein MGKIIDRFSKYIGNLTYAEKHVLYYIEEHLEEAKQQSLTTMAEKNNVSTATIIRMCHKLGLEGFSELKYILKTIDSQLIPREEDTIARYKADLNETLRSLERKNLEEISEKLLQANRVLIVAVGLSKMIGEYFSKLLMQVNKPSTYVYESHIIDLLPNMIQPKDFIVFISSSGETKTIIQAAEKIRFKNVETLAITNNADSTLTRLVHQNMSAHIQHAQFAGYDVSARSSLVVLIDILFEFFIKKYVKIKWKNKK, encoded by the coding sequence ATGGGGAAAATCATCGACCGATTTTCTAAATATATCGGAAATTTAACATACGCGGAAAAACATGTTTTATATTATATCGAAGAACATCTAGAAGAAGCGAAGCAGCAATCGCTCACCACAATGGCAGAAAAAAACAACGTCAGCACGGCAACAATCATCCGAATGTGCCATAAGCTCGGGCTTGAAGGATTTTCCGAACTGAAATATATATTAAAAACGATCGACAGCCAGCTCATTCCCCGCGAAGAAGATACGATTGCGCGGTACAAAGCGGATTTGAACGAAACACTCCGTTCCTTAGAACGAAAAAACTTAGAAGAAATTAGCGAAAAGCTGTTACAAGCCAACCGCGTATTAATCGTCGCTGTCGGCTTGTCGAAAATGATCGGGGAATATTTCAGCAAACTTCTCATGCAAGTGAACAAACCGAGCACGTATGTGTACGAATCCCACATCATCGATTTATTGCCGAACATGATTCAGCCAAAAGACTTCATCGTCTTTATCTCCTCAAGCGGAGAGACAAAAACGATCATACAAGCTGCAGAAAAAATCCGTTTTAAAAACGTAGAAACACTCGCTATCACAAACAACGCCGACAGTACGCTCACTAGACTAGTGCACCAGAACATGAGCGCCCATATACAACATGCCCAATTCGCTGGCTATGATGTATCCGCCCGCTCCTCGCTCGTCGTTCTGATTGATATTTTATTCGAGTTTTTTATAAAAAAATATGTAAAAATAAAATGGAAAAACAAAAAATAA
- a CDS encoding fructose-specific PTS transporter subunit EIIC has product MELKTMTKEELILFDIDLSRKEEVIRTLVDALFESGILSSKEAFLQAVMKRENVSPTGLERGLAIPHGKSSAVKKAAFAVARLAKPVEDWESIDPNNKVRLVFLLAIPETEAGTTHLNVLSELSLRLMDANYLDRLMKAKTAKEFMEALDQAKQSSAHGGAAYEKTVLAVTACATGIAHTYMAAEALEKAGRELGIRVLTEKQGANGIQDEFTADIIGKADGVIFATDVAPKKVGRFAGKPYVQTRVADPLKNAKGLIEKVLHQPDGVVETPNDEGMQTSSDKKGGIWSEMAQAVLTGISYMIPVIVAAGLMMGIAKLGAMPFGLVNEISDVKYAAHSNELLVILHHLDKFGGMIFKFMYPVFAAFVAYAIADRVGLVSGFIGGAFAAGLHYTFWGIENGVPSGFFGALILGLVAGYISRFLNERIKLSKNFQAMKPMLIIPAISVLAIFFLNFYVVDPVFGGLNELLRNLIESAQDSGELILSAIIAAATAFDLGGPINKAAGAIAIGLAADHIFPLTPRVLAIVIPPIGLGLATILDKYVVGRRVFDENLRIAGNTSLLLGFIAISEGAIPFMLRNPLITIPINIIGAILGACTAVYLGAVQWLPLPAFWGWPLVDNLWAYLVGLAVGSLFIAFTNIFIRFALLRRSEQSQ; this is encoded by the coding sequence GTGGAACTAAAAACGATGACAAAAGAAGAATTGATTCTTTTTGATATCGATCTCTCGCGTAAAGAAGAAGTAATACGCACTTTGGTTGACGCGCTTTTTGAAAGCGGTATCTTATCATCAAAAGAGGCGTTTTTGCAAGCGGTAATGAAGAGAGAGAATGTTTCTCCGACAGGTTTAGAACGCGGATTGGCGATTCCGCACGGAAAATCGAGCGCGGTCAAGAAAGCGGCGTTTGCCGTTGCGCGCTTAGCCAAACCAGTGGAAGATTGGGAAAGTATTGATCCGAACAATAAAGTAAGGCTTGTCTTTTTACTCGCTATTCCAGAAACGGAAGCGGGAACGACACATTTAAATGTATTGTCCGAGTTAAGCTTGCGCCTTATGGATGCAAATTATTTAGACCGATTGATGAAAGCGAAAACCGCGAAAGAATTTATGGAAGCGTTGGATCAAGCGAAACAGTCTTCCGCGCATGGCGGTGCTGCTTATGAAAAAACAGTGTTGGCTGTAACGGCTTGTGCAACAGGTATCGCCCATACGTACATGGCCGCAGAAGCGTTGGAAAAGGCGGGGCGTGAACTGGGAATTCGCGTATTGACGGAAAAGCAAGGGGCCAACGGAATTCAAGACGAGTTTACAGCAGATATCATCGGAAAAGCTGACGGAGTTATTTTTGCAACTGATGTCGCGCCGAAAAAGGTCGGGCGTTTTGCGGGAAAACCGTATGTACAGACGAGAGTGGCAGATCCGTTAAAAAACGCCAAAGGATTAATTGAAAAAGTTCTTCACCAGCCGGATGGGGTGGTAGAAACGCCGAACGATGAAGGAATGCAAACAAGTAGCGACAAAAAAGGCGGAATTTGGTCAGAAATGGCTCAAGCCGTTCTTACGGGAATTTCTTACATGATTCCTGTCATCGTCGCTGCTGGGCTGATGATGGGGATTGCGAAGCTTGGGGCTATGCCGTTCGGTTTAGTGAACGAAATTAGCGATGTCAAATACGCTGCACATTCGAACGAGTTGCTCGTCATCCTCCACCATTTAGATAAATTCGGCGGCATGATTTTTAAATTTATGTATCCTGTGTTTGCCGCTTTTGTCGCGTATGCGATTGCTGATCGTGTTGGTCTTGTTTCAGGATTTATCGGCGGTGCGTTCGCCGCTGGGCTGCACTATACGTTTTGGGGCATTGAAAACGGGGTGCCGTCCGGGTTTTTCGGTGCATTAATTCTTGGGTTAGTTGCTGGTTATATTTCAAGATTTTTAAATGAACGTATTAAATTAAGCAAAAACTTCCAGGCAATGAAACCAATGCTCATTATTCCGGCAATCAGCGTGTTAGCTATCTTTTTCTTAAATTTTTACGTTGTTGATCCTGTTTTCGGCGGTTTGAACGAATTGCTTCGCAACTTGATTGAATCGGCACAAGACTCGGGTGAACTCATTCTTTCAGCGATCATCGCAGCGGCAACCGCTTTTGATTTGGGCGGACCGATTAACAAAGCAGCAGGGGCGATTGCGATAGGATTAGCAGCTGATCATATTTTCCCGCTAACACCGCGCGTTTTGGCGATCGTCATTCCGCCAATCGGTTTAGGGTTGGCGACGATTCTTGATAAATATGTCGTTGGCAGACGGGTGTTTGATGAAAATTTGCGCATTGCGGGGAACACGTCCTTGCTTCTTGGCTTTATCGCCATTAGTGAAGGCGCGATTCCGTTTATGCTGCGCAACCCACTTATTACGATTCCGATTAATATAATTGGTGCGATTTTGGGTGCATGCACAGCAGTATATTTGGGTGCAGTTCAATGGCTTCCGCTTCCTGCGTTTTGGGGATGGCCGCTCGTCGACAACTTATGGGCATATTTAGTCGGTTTGGCCGTCGGCTCCTTGTTTATCGCGTTTACCAACATTTTCATCCGTTTTGCTTTACTGAGAAGAAGCGAACAATCGCAATAA